A window of Paenibacillus phoenicis genomic DNA:
AACATGTCATATTGCTTTGCCAGCGTGAACAGATTTAATAAATGCTGGTGACCATCGATTTCCGCACCACCCTTGCAATTATACCAGCGTGTCCTGACTCCCACTGAGCCAAGATTGGAGAAGGCCAATCGCCCATGGCGCGGGCCGTCCGCCTTAAACAACAGGCAGGGCATCGCGCAGATGCGAATCGTATTGTAGCCCCTTTCCACCGCCTCCTTGAAGCATTGCTCCAAATCGTGAAACGGCTCACCCGGCATCGTCATCGTATACCAGGAGAAATCCCACATCGTTATGGTCAGTTTGCGGGGAAGATGCGTGCTGATCTTGTACATTCGATTCACCTCTTAGATTAGAAGCTTGATTCCGACGGTTCCGCTTTGCCCCTTATCCCTTCACGGCCCCTGAGGTAATCCCTTTAATGAATGAGCGGCTGCCAAACAGGAAGATGATCAGAACAGGCAGCGTCGACAACCCCAGCGCCGCCATTCGGGCACCATAATCGGTCCGGTGGACAAACCCCAGCGTTGAAACAAACAGCGGGATCGTATAGTTATCGCTGTTATTGATCGTAACTAACGGCAGCAAGTAGTTGTTCCATGACCAGAGAAACACCAGCGTCGCCAACGTGGCCAGCCCCGGCTTAATTAACGGGATAACGATGTTAAAGAAGATTCGCGGCTCCGATGCCCCGTCGATCCTCGCGCATTCGATGACTTCATTTGGCACCGTGTCCTTGATAAACTGCACCATGAAAAAAGCGCCAAACGACCATGCGCTCCAAACCAGAATGACGGAGAGAAGCGTATTGCCGAACCCCAGCGTTCTCATCTCGATGACGTAGCCAATCAAGCCAACCTGGCTGGGGACCATCATCGTAATGATAATGAAATAGCGAAGAAAGCTCCTCAGCTTAAATTGGTATTTAGCTACCGCATAACCGATCATCGTAGCGGTGAAAACGCCGATAAAAACTGCGGATACCGAAACGATCATACTGTTCAAGTAAACCTGTACGAAGTTGGTCTTAAACACGGTTTTCAAGTTTTCCAGCAAATAATCGGAAGGAATCAACGGCAGGCCTTTGAAAATGTCTTCAGAATAATACGTCGACATCATCAACATCACATAAAAAGGGAACAGCGAAGCGAGGGTAACTAGGCTGAGAAACGCCCATTTTACGATCTTCATTCCTGATCCCCCTTCCCCATGGAGAGCTTATAGCTGGCGATTGAGAAAACAACGATCAGCATGAACAAGGCATAAGCGATCGTCGCACCATACCCAAAAC
This region includes:
- a CDS encoding carbohydrate ABC transporter permease translates to MKIVKWAFLSLVTLASLFPFYVMLMMSTYYSEDIFKGLPLIPSDYLLENLKTVFKTNFVQVYLNSMIVSVSAVFIGVFTATMIGYAVAKYQFKLRSFLRYFIIITMMVPSQVGLIGYVIEMRTLGFGNTLLSVILVWSAWSFGAFFMVQFIKDTVPNEVIECARIDGASEPRIFFNIVIPLIKPGLATLATLVFLWSWNNYLLPLVTINNSDNYTIPLFVSTLGFVHRTDYGARMAALGLSTLPVLIIFLFGSRSFIKGITSGAVKG